A single genomic interval of Clostridium facile harbors:
- a CDS encoding CPBP family intramembrane glutamic endopeptidase, with protein sequence MANRVGLGCLICVAGYALFSYLFLFLAPLITLLVTGQTQLIDQMGLFRAILYTYQSSTELQWAMQLFVSVFGCGVAILSLRKMLNIKIKSFFHKPEHGLRYIAQGSIVQLGISMAASMALTILTSLCLGLMGDVGGSISSPDFSLRELNPITVTLYLLSLLVVAPIFEEILFRGFVLRALQRYGNIFAIAVSSICFGLYHGNLSQFVPTAIGACIMGYIAVKSNSLIPGMVIHLINNLISTVQVLAIDYLPDTWSTAINVSLNLLIFGGAILILILNAKRISLKNNNMSNLSNGECVAATIATPGMILFLVYSLWQIITYFF encoded by the coding sequence GTGGCAAACCGTGTCGGATTAGGTTGCTTAATTTGTGTAGCAGGGTATGCTTTATTTTCTTATTTGTTTTTATTTTTGGCTCCACTTATTACATTACTCGTTACAGGGCAAACCCAATTAATTGATCAAATGGGATTATTTCGGGCAATCTTATATACCTACCAGAGTTCAACAGAATTACAATGGGCAATGCAATTGTTCGTATCTGTGTTTGGATGTGGCGTTGCTATTTTGTCCTTACGAAAGATGCTGAACATTAAAATAAAAAGCTTTTTCCATAAGCCGGAACATGGCCTGCGGTATATTGCGCAGGGTTCTATTGTACAATTAGGTATAAGTATGGCGGCAAGCATGGCGCTGACTATCCTTACTTCACTCTGTTTAGGGCTGATGGGAGATGTGGGAGGGAGTATTTCTTCTCCAGATTTTAGTTTAAGGGAATTAAATCCTATTACGGTTACCCTGTATTTACTTTCTTTATTAGTCGTGGCTCCAATATTTGAAGAGATTTTGTTCCGAGGCTTTGTGCTGCGCGCTTTACAACGGTATGGTAATATCTTTGCGATAGCAGTATCTTCTATTTGTTTTGGATTATACCATGGAAATTTATCGCAGTTTGTACCAACTGCAATTGGAGCTTGTATTATGGGATATATTGCAGTAAAATCCAATTCTTTAATTCCAGGAATGGTGATCCATCTCATTAATAATTTGATTTCCACAGTACAGGTATTGGCTATTGATTATCTACCAGATACATGGTCTACTGCTATCAATGTTTCCCTTAACCTATTGATTTTTGGTGGCGCTATTTTAATTTTAATCCTTAACGCAAAACGGATTAGCCTCAAAAATAATAATATGAGTAATTTATCCAATGGAGAATGTGTTGCAGCCACCATTGCCACACCAGGAATGATCCTCTTTTTAGTGTATTCTTTGTGGCAGATTATTACATACTTCTTTTAA
- a CDS encoding AEC family transporter, whose translation MDNLLYSLNASIPVFIVIIAGWFFRQKGMLTEQFVTVANKFNFKVTLPILLFMDISSMNLREVFHWQFVLFCMVATTICFFVTWIFAKRFLSSEMVGSFVQGSFRGSAAVLGVAFMTNIYGDAGLAPLMIIGCVPLYNIYSVIVLTIESNEDKPKQGQIKTALVNICKNPLIIGILLGVIVALLPFQLPDMVNKTLSSFSDMATPLALIAIGAAFEGKKALAKIRPTLVASLIKLVVQPLVFLSIAVWLGFRNQELIAFLIMLGAPSTASSYIMAKNMGNDDVLSASIIVVTTLLSAITITGWLFLLKSLSLIA comes from the coding sequence TTGGATAATTTACTTTATAGTTTAAACGCATCTATACCTGTTTTTATTGTTATCATAGCGGGATGGTTTTTCCGTCAAAAAGGAATGTTAACAGAACAGTTTGTTACGGTAGCAAATAAATTTAATTTTAAGGTAACCTTGCCTATTTTACTGTTTATGGATATTTCCTCCATGAATTTACGAGAAGTATTCCATTGGCAATTTGTATTGTTTTGTATGGTAGCAACCACAATTTGTTTTTTTGTTACTTGGATTTTCGCAAAAAGGTTTTTATCCTCAGAAATGGTAGGAAGTTTTGTGCAAGGGTCTTTCCGTGGGAGTGCCGCTGTATTGGGGGTCGCTTTTATGACCAATATTTACGGCGATGCTGGACTGGCTCCTTTAATGATTATTGGATGCGTGCCATTGTATAATATTTATTCTGTGATTGTGCTAACCATAGAATCGAATGAGGACAAGCCAAAACAGGGTCAGATTAAAACCGCATTGGTGAATATCTGTAAGAACCCTTTGATTATTGGGATTTTGTTAGGGGTTATTGTTGCATTGTTACCATTCCAACTGCCGGATATGGTGAATAAAACATTATCCAGTTTTTCGGATATGGCAACACCTTTGGCGCTAATCGCAATTGGTGCTGCGTTTGAAGGAAAAAAAGCGTTGGCGAAGATACGCCCTACTTTGGTGGCAAGCCTTATTAAATTAGTTGTCCAGCCACTGGTCTTTTTGTCCATAGCGGTTTGGCTTGGTTTTCGGAACCAGGAATTAATTGCGTTTTTGATTATGTTGGGGGCACCTTCTACAGCAAGTTCTTATATTATGGCAAAAAATATGGGAAATGATGATGTTTTGTCAGCGAGTATTATCGTTGTTACTACACTATTATCCGCGATTACGATTACAGGATGGCTGTTTCTTTTAAAAAGCTTATCCCTTATCGCATAA
- a CDS encoding alpha/beta-type small acid-soluble spore protein: MASNNNNNKIMVPEAKAAMEKFKMEAASQVGVNLKQGYNGDLTSREAGSIGGQMVKKMIEAYENSMK; encoded by the coding sequence ATGGCTAGTAACAATAATAACAATAAGATTATGGTTCCAGAAGCAAAAGCTGCAATGGAAAAATTTAAAATGGAAGCTGCTTCTCAGGTAGGCGTTAATTTAAAACAGGGTTATAACGGTGACTTAACCTCTAGAGAAGCTGGTTCTATCGGCGGACAAATGGTTAAAAAAATGATCGAAGCTTACGAAAATTCTATGAAATAA
- a CDS encoding zinc ribbon domain-containing protein translates to MESKICPKCGKQLSEDAILCTSCGYVLAEREDKTEMIKTDPKQLEKEDVLLEQQTQENNWKEEKPKKKKRIPLWPFFLIFVAAILLVAVNLFMADAEGNTWLKSMWYEITGQKSSATVNTNDVAEMQLDVYDYYGKPISNLTDKIGQPLKMSEKLDAETGQVTEYDFGLFIAEVNQSNMVQRITIYFYALNDPSVIRLYHINGTHNYRDLVNINGNPFLGNENTTEVYYYPADKVAVEYEMENGVPAVASIYTDETNGQDLQQPTDETTVEKVEVTDWLGRYNAAIEAFIGAQGIEMEDEDGGHSYTYSYGLTVKTNADKLISRIEVDFTKLENKDMFLFNGLDGNNNKQTVMNATRDYATLEGDSLILTKNNIRYTYTFDEKNQLIKAVAETI, encoded by the coding sequence ATGGAATCTAAAATTTGTCCAAAATGCGGGAAACAGCTTTCCGAGGATGCGATATTGTGCACAAGCTGTGGCTATGTTTTGGCGGAACGGGAAGATAAAACAGAAATGATAAAAACGGACCCTAAACAATTGGAAAAAGAGGATGTTCTTTTGGAACAACAAACACAAGAGAACAATTGGAAAGAAGAAAAACCAAAAAAGAAAAAACGGATTCCACTATGGCCTTTTTTCTTAATTTTTGTTGCGGCTATTTTATTGGTAGCGGTCAATTTATTTATGGCAGATGCAGAAGGAAATACTTGGTTGAAATCCATGTGGTATGAAATCACTGGGCAAAAATCCTCTGCCACTGTCAACACAAACGATGTTGCGGAAATGCAGCTGGATGTATATGATTACTATGGTAAACCTATCTCAAACCTGACTGATAAAATAGGACAGCCATTAAAAATGAGTGAAAAACTGGATGCGGAAACAGGCCAGGTAACAGAATATGATTTTGGTCTATTTATTGCGGAAGTGAACCAATCCAATATGGTTCAGCGAATTACAATTTATTTTTATGCTTTAAATGACCCTTCTGTGATTCGGCTTTACCATATTAATGGAACCCACAATTATCGTGATCTTGTCAATATTAATGGGAATCCTTTTTTGGGAAATGAAAACACCACTGAAGTATACTATTATCCTGCTGATAAGGTAGCAGTGGAATATGAAATGGAAAATGGAGTGCCAGCAGTGGCCTCCATTTATACGGATGAGACCAACGGACAGGATTTACAGCAGCCTACCGATGAAACCACGGTAGAAAAAGTTGAAGTGACTGATTGGCTTGGACGCTACAATGCAGCAATTGAAGCGTTTATCGGAGCCCAGGGTATTGAAATGGAAGATGAAGATGGAGGCCATAGTTACACCTATTCTTATGGGCTTACCGTAAAAACAAATGCGGATAAATTAATTAGCCGTATTGAGGTAGACTTTACCAAATTAGAGAACAAAGATATGTTCCTGTTTAATGGCTTAGATGGAAATAATAATAAACAGACCGTCATGAACGCAACACGGGATTATGCTACATTAGAAGGGGACAGTTTGATTCTTACTAAAAACAATATACGGTATACTTATACATTTGATGAAAAAAACCAATTGATAAAAGCAGTAGCGGAAACAATTTAA
- the feoB gene encoding ferrous iron transport protein B — protein sequence MGLTANSTGSGAIDTGLHIQRGSVQDRVIGLAGNPNVGKSTVFNALTGLNQHTGNWPGKTVTNAQGNYQREGRNYILVDLPGTYSLLAHSAEEEVARDFICFGDADATVVVCDATCLERNLNLVLQTIEITPNVVVCVNLLDEAEKKGIQLDLKELSNRLGVPVVGTSARKGKGLEQLTQTIETCVMNQPKPMKVVYTTPIEQAVAKLEPVVSPLTQGKINARWLSLKLLEQDEILIQTASEYLQIDLQKELELPLREVWEQLKLEHIGSEKLRDDMVSCLVTAAGLVSSGVVHSQQTVKTRRDRKIDRILTNRWTGIPLMILLLLGIFWITITGANYPSQLLSTGLFWIQDRLTDFFMWIGAPDWLHGILVLGVYRVLAWVVSVMLPPMAIFFPLFTLLEDLGYLPRVAFNLDHFFKKACTCGKQALTMCMGFGCNAAGIVGCRIIDSPRERLIAMITNSFVPCNGRFPILISIITMFFVGSQFQSFTATLLLTGMIVLGIAMTFWVSRLLSKTILKGIPSSFTLELPPYRRPQIGKVIVRSLLDRTIFVLGRAVAVAAPAGAILWIMANVTVGDATLLAHCSNFLDPFGHLLGMDGTILLAFILGWPANEIVVPIIIMAYMCSNSIMEFESLLDLKTLLVDHGWTWLTAICTMLFCLMHWPCSTTCFTIKKESKSWKWTIISFLTPTLIGMACCFVVANISRIFVPGI from the coding sequence ATGGGGTTGACGGCAAATTCAACTGGCTCAGGAGCCATTGATACGGGTCTGCATATCCAGCGAGGTTCTGTCCAAGATAGAGTGATTGGGTTAGCTGGTAATCCAAATGTAGGGAAAAGTACAGTGTTTAATGCCCTTACAGGGTTAAATCAACACACTGGCAACTGGCCAGGGAAAACTGTCACCAATGCCCAAGGAAATTATCAACGGGAAGGCAGGAACTATATTTTAGTTGACCTGCCGGGTACTTATTCTTTGTTAGCGCATTCTGCGGAGGAAGAAGTTGCTAGGGACTTTATCTGTTTTGGCGATGCGGATGCCACTGTAGTAGTATGTGACGCGACTTGCTTAGAAAGAAACTTAAATTTGGTTTTGCAAACAATCGAAATCACACCAAATGTAGTAGTATGTGTTAATTTGCTGGATGAAGCAGAGAAAAAGGGGATTCAACTGGATTTAAAAGAACTGTCAAACCGTCTTGGCGTCCCCGTTGTTGGTACCAGCGCAAGGAAAGGGAAAGGACTGGAACAACTGACACAAACCATAGAAACCTGTGTAATGAACCAGCCAAAACCAATGAAAGTGGTTTATACAACCCCGATCGAACAGGCAGTAGCAAAACTGGAACCTGTGGTTTCTCCCCTTACACAGGGAAAAATCAATGCCAGATGGTTGTCTTTAAAACTGTTGGAACAAGATGAAATATTGATTCAAACAGCGTCAGAATATTTACAGATCGATTTACAGAAAGAATTAGAACTGCCATTACGGGAAGTGTGGGAACAACTGAAATTGGAACACATAGGCTCTGAAAAGCTGAGGGATGACATGGTATCCTGTTTGGTAACCGCAGCGGGATTGGTTTCGTCCGGTGTAGTTCACTCACAACAAACAGTGAAAACCAGAAGAGACCGAAAAATAGACCGCATTTTAACCAACCGTTGGACGGGAATTCCCCTTATGATTTTACTGCTATTGGGGATTTTTTGGATTACTATTACAGGGGCAAATTATCCATCGCAGTTGCTTTCCACAGGATTGTTTTGGATACAAGACCGGTTAACTGATTTTTTTATGTGGATTGGTGCTCCAGATTGGCTACATGGTATTTTAGTTTTAGGTGTTTACCGTGTACTGGCATGGGTTGTTTCGGTTATGCTCCCACCAATGGCGATTTTTTTCCCGTTATTTACTTTGTTAGAAGATTTAGGATACCTGCCACGTGTCGCCTTTAATTTAGACCATTTCTTCAAAAAAGCATGTACCTGTGGCAAGCAGGCCTTAACAATGTGTATGGGATTTGGGTGTAACGCAGCGGGGATTGTGGGATGTCGTATTATTGATTCCCCAAGAGAACGGCTGATTGCTATGATTACCAATTCTTTTGTTCCGTGCAATGGACGGTTCCCTATTTTAATTTCGATAATCACTATGTTTTTTGTTGGCTCCCAGTTTCAATCATTTACCGCCACATTACTGTTAACTGGAATGATTGTTTTAGGCATTGCCATGACATTTTGGGTATCCCGTTTGTTATCTAAAACAATTTTAAAAGGGATTCCATCTTCTTTTACCCTAGAATTGCCTCCTTACCGTCGTCCTCAGATTGGTAAAGTAATTGTTAGGTCTTTATTAGACCGTACTATTTTCGTGTTAGGAAGGGCGGTAGCAGTAGCTGCTCCAGCAGGAGCTATCCTATGGATTATGGCAAATGTTACGGTTGGAGATGCTACTCTATTAGCACATTGTTCTAATTTTTTAGACCCATTTGGACACCTGCTTGGTATGGATGGCACCATTCTGTTGGCGTTTATTCTTGGATGGCCAGCTAACGAAATTGTGGTTCCCATTATTATTATGGCATATATGTGCAGCAACAGCATCATGGAGTTTGAAAGCCTGTTGGATCTAAAAACTTTGTTGGTTGACCATGGTTGGACCTGGTTAACCGCTATCTGTACCATGTTATTCTGTTTGATGCACTGGCCTTGTTCCACTACCTGTTTTACCATTAAAAAAGAAAGTAAAAGTTGGAAATGGACTATCATTTCTTTTCTTACCCCTACTTTAATTGGGATGGCTTGTTGCTTTGTAGTGGCAAATATATCGCGTATTTTTGTTCCAGGAATCTAA
- a CDS encoding FeoA family protein has translation MSVTTLNQLKEGQTATISGLLAKGSMRRRLQDIGLIEGAKVECLQKSPFGDPVAYLICGAAIALRTEDSDHVMIKS, from the coding sequence ATGTCTGTTACAACATTAAATCAATTAAAAGAGGGGCAAACAGCTACCATTTCTGGATTATTGGCAAAAGGTTCGATGAGAAGACGACTACAGGATATTGGTTTGATTGAAGGGGCTAAGGTAGAATGTTTGCAAAAGAGCCCATTTGGCGATCCGGTGGCGTATTTGATTTGTGGGGCAGCGATTGCGTTGCGAACTGAAGATTCCGACCATGTTATGATTAAAAGCTAA
- a CDS encoding LacI family DNA-binding transcriptional regulator produces the protein MEFYKNNTFYKEVLVVLTIEQLNFILIVKLEKKSSKIEFKEEGVYMEDGKPKKITIREVANLSGVAIGTVSHVMNGTAAISELTSQKVWDAVEELQYTPNYIAQLLRKKHSKIIGCLVPELNNPFYSGILSIFIGCAATEGYKVLLLDYQNNSKKELEELQQMVDQKVDAVVLFHGFDDVEMLKKLKEQIPVILIGREEPLLQIPSIRFEHKDVMEQLIRQLHCMGYQKIAFLTESLQFQDLKDRYHCFLEAMYHCGHHHPEKYLLELDTTTKNTFETSYQFCKNLLISHLKKELPDAFITSSDIVAVGAMHAIQQAGYQIPDDFGIVGCENLSMCSYISPTLTTIEQNKAELGVQAWNMVLHALNNEQIPSVVLQSKLIFRESC, from the coding sequence ATGGAATTTTATAAAAATAATACTTTTTATAAAGAAGTACTGGTAGTATTGACAATCGAACAATTAAATTTTATATTAATTGTGAAATTAGAAAAGAAAAGCAGTAAAATAGAATTTAAGGAAGAAGGTGTCTATATGGAAGACGGAAAACCAAAGAAAATTACAATCCGGGAAGTGGCTAATTTATCCGGGGTTGCCATAGGGACAGTTTCTCATGTTATGAATGGAACAGCTGCTATTTCTGAGTTGACCTCTCAAAAGGTATGGGATGCTGTAGAAGAGTTACAGTATACGCCCAATTATATTGCCCAGCTATTGAGAAAAAAACATTCCAAAATAATTGGATGTTTGGTGCCAGAACTAAACAATCCATTTTATAGTGGCATCTTATCCATTTTTATTGGGTGTGCGGCAACAGAAGGCTATAAAGTATTGTTATTGGATTATCAAAACAATTCTAAAAAAGAATTAGAAGAATTACAACAGATGGTGGACCAAAAAGTTGATGCGGTTGTGTTATTCCATGGGTTCGATGATGTTGAAATGCTGAAAAAACTAAAGGAGCAAATACCAGTAATCTTAATTGGAAGGGAAGAACCGCTATTACAAATTCCATCCATTCGTTTTGAGCACAAAGATGTAATGGAGCAGCTTATTCGCCAACTGCATTGCATGGGATACCAAAAGATAGCCTTTTTAACGGAATCGCTACAGTTTCAGGACTTAAAAGATAGATACCATTGTTTTTTGGAGGCGATGTATCATTGTGGGCACCATCATCCAGAAAAATATTTGCTGGAACTGGATACTACAACAAAAAATACGTTTGAGACCTCCTATCAATTCTGTAAAAATTTGTTGATTAGCCATTTAAAAAAGGAATTGCCTGACGCTTTTATTACGTCGTCCGATATAGTTGCGGTTGGTGCGATGCATGCTATCCAACAGGCTGGATATCAGATTCCAGATGACTTTGGCATAGTTGGGTGTGAAAATCTTTCCATGTGTAGTTATATTTCTCCCACATTAACTACAATCGAACAGAATAAGGCGGAATTAGGTGTTCAGGCTTGGAATATGGTACTTCATGCGTTAAACAATGAGCAAATTCCCTCTGTTGTATTACAATCCAAATTAATTTTTCGGGAATCTTGTTAA
- a CDS encoding aldo/keto reductase has protein sequence MEQFKLTNGISIPKIGLGVWQSGEQTEQAVSWALQEGYRHIDTASFYQNERQVGMAIQSSGIPRNQIFITTKLWVDDIQLGRLDSALQDSMERLGVDYLDLYLIHWPIGNYIDCWKRLEEYYHMGKLKAIGVSNFEPKHLEKLLSVAEVIPMVNQIEIHPYFIPTETITFCQKENIALEAWGPLGKGTDINDPVMIRLAEKYHKTPAQIILRWHYQNGVITIPKTVHRQRMAENLSIFDFALDQQDMELIQQLNTGVSNRKKPDGYQ, from the coding sequence ATGGAACAATTTAAATTAACCAATGGTATATCCATTCCCAAGATAGGCTTGGGTGTGTGGCAATCAGGGGAACAAACGGAACAGGCTGTCTCTTGGGCATTACAAGAAGGATATCGACATATTGATACCGCTAGTTTTTATCAAAACGAGCGGCAAGTGGGCATGGCAATCCAATCCAGTGGCATTCCAAGAAATCAAATTTTTATTACTACTAAATTGTGGGTGGACGATATTCAATTAGGTCGTTTAGATTCCGCTTTACAGGATAGTATGGAACGGTTAGGCGTGGATTATTTGGATTTGTACCTGATCCATTGGCCCATAGGGAATTATATTGATTGCTGGAAAAGGTTAGAGGAATATTATCATATGGGAAAATTAAAGGCGATCGGAGTTAGCAATTTTGAACCAAAGCATCTGGAAAAACTATTATCTGTTGCGGAAGTTATCCCTATGGTGAACCAGATAGAGATTCATCCCTATTTTATTCCAACCGAAACGATTACCTTCTGCCAAAAGGAAAATATCGCATTGGAAGCTTGGGGACCATTGGGAAAAGGAACTGATATCAACGACCCTGTTATGATACGGTTGGCGGAAAAATATCACAAAACGCCAGCGCAAATTATTTTACGTTGGCATTATCAAAATGGGGTTATTACTATCCCTAAAACAGTACACAGACAGAGGATGGCTGAAAACCTCTCTATTTTCGATTTTGCCTTGGACCAACAGGACATGGAATTGATACAACAATTAAACACAGGGGTATCCAATCGGAAAAAACCAGATGGATACCAATAA
- a CDS encoding DUF3783 domain-containing protein, producing MKSKLIKQNMFVLLYQIDSSQADAMIQELENLSIKYQLVSANDLNQSVGYLAGIPGFQPAEGSYEGEVLDTPLMIFCGMQMKEMHPILQTLKKKEIGQEYRKVMLTPNNQFWSLEALIHEITREHNYFQKMEQLSRLLRKVQETGDVNAKQVAEQYVPLLQAKQPNHEQMDRAIDILTKLV from the coding sequence ATGAAATCAAAATTAATCAAACAAAATATGTTCGTATTACTCTATCAAATAGATTCCTCTCAAGCAGATGCAATGATTCAGGAATTAGAAAACCTTAGTATAAAGTACCAGTTGGTTTCTGCAAATGACTTAAACCAGTCTGTTGGATATTTAGCGGGAATTCCAGGGTTTCAGCCAGCAGAAGGTTCCTATGAAGGAGAAGTACTGGACACCCCTTTGATGATTTTTTGCGGGATGCAAATGAAAGAAATGCATCCTATTTTACAGACTTTAAAGAAAAAAGAAATTGGTCAGGAATATCGTAAAGTAATGTTGACTCCAAATAACCAGTTTTGGAGCTTGGAAGCATTGATTCATGAAATTACCAGGGAACATAATTATTTTCAGAAAATGGAACAGTTGAGTCGGCTGTTGCGAAAGGTTCAGGAAACTGGGGATGTTAACGCCAAGCAGGTAGCGGAACAGTATGTTCCATTATTACAAGCAAAACAACCAAACCATGAACAAATGGATAGGGCGATTGATATTCTTACAAAATTAGTATAA
- a CDS encoding metal-dependent transcriptional regulator, translating to MPSDFYTLAGYQRQEPEGLTASMEDYLEMICRCSEKNQPIRIHTLAEKLNVRPSSASKMAGHLKLAGMVEFEPYGIVQLTEQGRKKGAELLQRHQLLYEFFCLLNKNQDQLEQVEKIEHFIHPDTLNNLKLLVKKMEQDPDYHR from the coding sequence ATGCCCAGTGATTTTTATACCCTCGCAGGATATCAGCGTCAGGAACCAGAAGGGCTGACCGCCTCTATGGAAGATTATTTAGAAATGATCTGCCGGTGTTCCGAAAAAAACCAACCAATAAGGATTCATACATTAGCGGAAAAATTAAATGTACGTCCCTCTTCTGCCTCTAAGATGGCTGGCCACCTCAAACTAGCTGGAATGGTTGAGTTTGAACCATATGGAATTGTACAATTGACGGAACAGGGCAGGAAAAAAGGCGCTGAACTACTTCAACGCCATCAATTACTTTATGAATTTTTTTGTTTGTTAAATAAAAACCAGGACCAATTGGAACAGGTAGAAAAAATCGAACATTTTATTCATCCAGATACCTTAAACAACTTAAAACTGTTAGTAAAAAAAATGGAACAAGACCCTGATTATCATCGATAA
- a CDS encoding HPr family phosphocarrier protein: protein MQQFRYKIQDPVGIHARPAGLLAKQAVQYQSDVTISVDGKCGDVKRIFSLMGVAAKHGDTVTIEVKGTDEEKAAKELETFFKDNL from the coding sequence ATGCAGCAATTTCGTTATAAAATTCAGGACCCTGTAGGAATCCACGCGCGTCCAGCTGGCTTGTTGGCAAAACAGGCAGTCCAATACCAATCGGATGTCACGATTTCTGTTGATGGAAAATGTGGGGATGTAAAACGCATCTTTTCCTTAATGGGGGTTGCGGCTAAACATGGGGATACCGTCACAATTGAAGTGAAAGGTACGGACGAAGAAAAAGCGGCTAAAGAATTGGAAACGTTTTTTAAAGATAATCTTTAA
- a CDS encoding GH25 family lysozyme, protein MQLNGIDVSKWQGTIDFNQVKSAGIQFAIIRAGYGKELNQKDPKFEENYSNAKIAGIPVGSYLYSYATSVADAEKEADVFLEWIQNKQFEYPVYFDIEDESQASLSRELLTDITVAFCEKVERAGYYVGIYSNKNWLVNKLDYNRIKRFTIWLAQYASSPSYPEPFDIWQYTSQGSVPGITGDVDMNECYKDFPSIIRELKLNGFYTETLPQTKYKIGDFVTYSSCYRASTDPISEAIYVNGSGTITRIIPTARNPYLIDNGKCWVNDGDIRSVNQNNTNQTIYTVKSGDTLSGIAAQFGTTYQHLAQINGISNPNLIYPGQQLKV, encoded by the coding sequence ATGCAATTAAACGGAATTGATGTTTCCAAATGGCAAGGAACAATTGATTTCAATCAGGTGAAATCCGCTGGAATCCAATTTGCGATTATCCGCGCTGGGTATGGGAAGGAGCTCAACCAAAAAGATCCCAAATTTGAGGAAAACTATTCCAATGCAAAAATTGCTGGAATTCCTGTTGGAAGTTATCTTTACAGTTATGCGACTTCTGTAGCCGATGCGGAAAAAGAAGCCGACGTATTTTTAGAATGGATCCAAAACAAACAATTTGAATACCCTGTTTATTTTGATATTGAAGATGAAAGCCAGGCATCTTTAAGCAGAGAATTATTAACGGATATTACCGTGGCATTTTGCGAAAAAGTGGAACGAGCCGGATATTATGTAGGGATATACTCCAATAAGAACTGGTTAGTAAACAAACTGGATTATAATCGTATCAAACGGTTCACTATCTGGCTGGCACAGTATGCTTCTTCCCCAAGTTATCCAGAACCATTTGATATATGGCAGTATACCAGCCAAGGTTCTGTCCCTGGAATTACTGGCGATGTGGATATGAATGAATGTTATAAAGATTTTCCTTCGATTATTCGGGAATTAAAATTAAATGGATTTTATACGGAAACCCTGCCACAAACCAAATATAAAATTGGGGATTTTGTCACTTATTCCAGTTGTTATCGCGCTTCTACGGATCCAATTTCGGAAGCCATCTATGTCAATGGAAGTGGTACAATTACCCGTATTATTCCGACTGCCCGTAACCCTTATTTAATTGACAACGGTAAGTGCTGGGTAAACGATGGAGACATTCGCAGTGTTAATCAAAACAATACTAACCAAACTATTTATACCGTAAAATCCGGCGACACATTAAGCGGGATTGCGGCACAATTTGGAACCACCTATCAACATCTGGCACAAATAAATGGAATCTCTAATCCAAATTTAATTTATCCAGGGCAACAATTGAAAGTTTAA